Within Hydractinia symbiolongicarpus strain clone_291-10 chromosome 11, HSymV2.1, whole genome shotgun sequence, the genomic segment TCGCGCACCCCAAAATGTCTACTCTCGTTAAAAACTCTGCATATTGTTCTAAAACGATGGTCGAAATGTCTTTCAATTGAAATTTATTCGTCAAACTAAAGCAAACATTGCAAATCAAAGGAGATTTTAAAAGCTATTAATTACAGTACAGTTTGGTagatcttttctttttcttcaaacaGTTCTTTTCAAcagcataaaaaataatacaaaaattattcgAAAGGGTTCTCTTTGTGAACTTGCTCTCCAAGTGCATCGATGATTCCCGATCTGCGCCAACCGTTTATTATGATTTCTTTTCTTGTACGAATATGATCATAGTATTTGGTGACCCATTTAGCATGTAGAGGCTTGAGAATGCTGATTTTCAAGTCGACAGAAACATTTTCTGGTGCAATTTCATTAGCGATCTGTGCTTGCACTTGTTCAGCATACCACGTCTGTGCTTGGTCACGTAAAAATGATTTACATGATCGATTGACAGTAAGGTCAAGTGGTTGGAAGTAATTTGTCATATTATGAGGAACTGGAACCATCTTTCCATGATGTTTTTCGACTAGATCTTTGACCTTGTCAGTCCATTGTGCTTTGAATACATCTGCAATCAATAGCCATTTCTTTGATGAACGAAAACCaagctcttttttcttcttttggacGTAAGGTACAAGAAGCTTGTTGATGAGCTCAATTGATTTTTCTTCGTTTGACCAATGATTAATGCTATGTGTAATATTGAACTCTTTGGGAAAGTCGAATGTAGGATGGCAGCGGGCTGTTTTACCCTGGTAGATTATTTGCATCGGTAGGAAAACTCCAGAGAGACTGATTGAGAAAGTCCCTGTTACTTGACGATAATCAGCAGAGTTAGCTATCGGTACTTCAATTTtcttaaaatacttaaaaagtGCCATGATTACGTTTTCAACGGAGATCTGTTTTAGAAAGACAAAACCATAACACAAACATATCAATGCAATGACATCTTACGTTCGAAAAGAAATTTTCGTTCGATTTTGCAATGCAATTGCATCCTCGGATGAAAACAATCACGTTGCATTTTGacaagtaatttttaaaatggcggaggGAAACTGCGTCGGTTGTCAAGCTATGACAAAATATCTCTGCTTAAAGTGTGGTGACTTTGCCtgtaacagaagtttaaattgTTCTGTGCCAACATCTGAAAGTTACCCTGGGTGGACAGAATGCAAAGTCGCACTGTGCATGAAATGCGAGAAAGAAGAACATGTCTCTTTTTATCAGGATCACCATCTTGAAGATGGAAAAGATTACAATAAAAGCGAGGCTCAAGACCAAAGTGAAGTTGAAGGAGCACACTCGAAGACTTACATTTGACTTCAGATGATCATGATCTTGTTATTGATTGTGCTTTCAGAGGATTTCACGAGTACCGAAAGATTTGGTTACCAAAGTTAGGAAAAAGGCTTACCGTGAAATGGGATAAAGCTAACCTTTTTGACCCATATTCCATAGGACTATACTGTCAAATCAAAGGAAAGATCGAGAAACTTTCAATTGTAGGGCATCTTCCACGAGAAATTTCCCGCTTTTGCAAATTCTACCTTGAATACAACAGTGTGATCAATGCAACAGTACGAATGACAAAGTTCCGCAGAAGTCCTTTACCTCAAGGGGGCTTGGAAATACCAATTAAATTATGTGTTGGAAAAGGAGATTCAAGTAACGAAGTCTTCCGAAAAATGAAAGGGTTCATGCTCGAAAATTACCTTGAGCCAGAGAAAATCCCGTTGGAGATAAAGGTCGAGGAGGAAGACGAAGACGAAGAAGAAGAGGTTtcattgtaattttaattttatttaaaacagaaaagaagTCACTATACCAGCTGAAAACTATCTCAAATTTTTACTTACAAAAACTGTTACTAAATTACATATCAATTTAGGGTTTCTTAAGCGACTTCCAAGTTTGTGATAGGAAAGCTATTCGCGCGGATTATTTTTCGTTCAGTCTTAATTTCGCGCACCTTAGGTCTGCGCGAATTCTAGTACAGCGCGAATTTTAATACAAGTAAggtaaccaaaaaaatattggcaaCATTTGGAAAGGtgctaaaaatataatttctgttCGTTCTTCTGCTTCTGCTTCTCCAACCTGTATGAACATTGACAAATTACTTGTCACTGATCCAGTGACAATTGCTAGctcttttaataattatttttcatcaattgCGGACAATATAAGAATGGGCATCCCATTCACATCAAAACATTTCTCTTCCTTTTTAAAAGGTTCTGTTCCTAATTCAATGGTTCTTTCACCAACTGATGATATTGAAGTTCCccattttatttcttcttttgacTTTGGTAAATCTTCTGGACCATTTAGCATTCCCACCCAAATTTTATCTACTGTTAAAACTGATTTATCTGTTCCACTCTCTGAActtgtaaatttgttttttacttcAGGCATTTTTCCTTCTAATTTAAAAACCTTCCAGGGTTATCCATATTCATAAAAAAGATCCAAGTTGGAACTTCAAATTATTGACCTATATCCTTACTTTCGAACATTGATATAAGACATTTGAAAAGCTTATATATAAACGGGTGTATGGGTTTCTTGAAGCTAACAATGTCCTGTATAAGCAACAATTTGGTCTCAGAAAAAATTACTCAACCTCTCAAATACCTCTTAATATCTCTCAAAAAAATATGGATGctcttgataaaggaaattatGCATGTGGAGTGTTTATTGATCTCCAGAAGGCTTTTGATACTGTTGATCATGAAATTCTGCTTACAAAGCTTCTACATTATGAAATTCGTGGTAATGCTCTCTCTTTATTTAGGTCCTACTTAATAGGACATCAACAATTTGTATCTTTAAATGGAGCTAGATCAGCAAATAATCTTACCAGATATGGTGTCCCTCAAGGCTCTGTTTTAGGAccacttttttaaatatatataaacgacTTGAATTGTGCAATTAACTATTCTATGGTACACCGCTTTGCTGATGTTACAAACCTCCTGCATTTTAGTGACTCTTTGAAACAACTGGCCAAACAAATGAATTTAGACCTCAAGCTTCTCTGCCATTGGCTGAATGCTAATAAGATTTCTCTTAATGCTAGCAAGACAGAGtacattatatttaaacatgcACATAAACCTCTTAATTATGATTTTAGGCTTCTCATCAATGGTAAAAGGCTTATGCCTAGTGATTCtattaaatatcttggtgttCTATTAGATTTTGATTTAAGCTGGAAGACTCAGATCAATAATACTGTTGCCAAGCTTAAGAGGGCTAATGGAGCTTTAGCTAAACTTTGTCATTTTGTGTCTCAAAATGTCCTTATCCTAGTGTACTATGTCATTTTTCATTCCCACCTGcaatattgtaatcaaatttAAGGTCAACCAAACAGTCTTGATGCTAATCCTATTgctattttacaaaattttgctatCAGAGTAATGACTTTTGAATCTCGAAGAGCATCATCTAGTATCATCTATGGCAATCTGGACATCCTCAAATTCAATGATATTGTCCAGTATCAGAACATTCTGTTTTTGCATAAGCTCTTTCATGATAAAATGCCTGCTACTATCCAGAATACTTTTGCGGTTGACTTCAACCATTCCCAGATCACTTGTGCAAAAAAAGGCTGGATTGATCAATCTTCCTACTGTCAATACCGTTTGCTTTGGTAAATATTCTATTAGATTTAACACCATTAAATCCTGGAATAAGATACAGACATCAATGACTAAAAAAATTGCTTCCAAATCTTGCTGAAGGTGAACAACAGTTATATGCAGAGATTATTGTACCTTAAATAgtgttcttattattttaataacACCATTCTTAAACTTGAGAATGATTTCCATATTATatgctaattatttttttgtatataatactacttcatttttttttcttaatctgattttactctttttttattagaatGAAACAGGGTGTACTCACTAATTTTTGCATGTGGTGGTACAATCAAATGAAAGTTTGATTTGACTTGTGATAAATTCGTGTGTTTTTTGAGGGTATCATTTTTTCCGATTTTGATTTTATCTCGCTACTTTCATTCACTGGAACAGctctaaaattgtttttttgttgaatcttttgacatggtttcatttttattaCATAGGTAATTATccacttcaatattttttatgacCATGATCTCTATATCATCCCTGATTTTAGAATGTGTCTTCTTGATGTGGGTGAGTTTACAATGCTGTTGATAACATTCCTGTTTAAAATTGGACAATGAGCACATTTCAGCATAAAAAATGTCGCATTTATTCCCTTAGTTCCAACCTTGGGGTTGTTTAGTTCTAtgtttcagtaattttttacgAACCTCAGTTCTTTCGATAAAACAAACTTGTTTGCAGTATTGATTCACACGCATGGTTGCCTATAGAAAATCGAgatttgaattttctttttcataaaTTCAGTTCTATGAGACAATTAATATTTGACATAAAACCTTgaccatttttattttcatgatCAGTAATAATAATGTGTGGTTCAACATGATTACAAGTGTTGTGGCTATTGTGCTTTTCTGCATTTTTAGATATTAGTTTCGTTTCTCTGCTAACTGAAATTGTTTCTGATAGCATATACCACACAAGTAATGAAAGCCTGGGATCTTGAAAACTAATGTTTGGGTACCATCATCTTTATGTTTATAACTTCCTTCAGTTTTTCCATATAGCACTTCTTGTGGACTTCTTGTCCACATAATTCCCAACTATTTTGAAGGTGTACTCGTTTTTACGTATTTGACATAGATCtggaaaataacttttcacTTTCATTAGTATTAGATCAACAATCGCGTCCTTATTTTTGGTAATACATGTAAGAATCATGAGGTATTCTAGAGTAAGTTTGAGTGTTTCTTTGTTGAAGTGTCTTTATAAGTATTTTCTATTTGAACATGGTTTTGCTATTACATTTTTTCAAGTAGTAACGTCATCTTTAATAATATTATTGTTGTCAGAACTGAACTCTGGTTCTTGACTATATAAAATTGTGATATGGTCAGGCATATTAAAAGCAAATGACAAAAGGTTAGCTTTTACCACTATTTCAGCCAGTGGCAAGCTGGTAAGGTTGTGTTAGCGGGTTTAGCTGTGATACTTCCTAGGAAAAAGCCCTGAGGTAGACCAAGAAAAGTTGGCAGTATGTAATTAGAACAGACTTGATGcagagtttagatctaacacagtctagatcagattggaagagcaCTGTTAATATACCCATCCAACCAATAGTAGCAAGGTACGTTAAgttgagaatgatgatgatagtTTGTGTCcttagtcacttaaatatactGAAacttaataaagaaaaaatgcttAGCAACTTTGAGTTAACACAAACAGATAAAGAAATTTAGCCAGATGGCTAAAACAATATGCATCACACTTTTTTGTATGCAGTTTCAGCAGTTACTTGGTAAGTATtcgttttaatttcaaaatattttcggCATTGTCAATACCGGAAGGAATAAAGATTGATCACTCATCTTGATCAGATTGGTGTTATTTAATCCTTGTCTAAACCAGTCCAATGGAGATAATTAGAAACAAGCCTTATTATATTTTACCATCTAGTACTTTAAAGTCAgttatgataaaaaataatgtatCATGTTGCtgtgataaatttttaatatcAGCCTTTAAAATTAGCGTTGGCATTCCGCACTGCCGACGTAAAATACGAAGAAATCGTAGTTGCgttgacaaaaaaattgctgacctaattttgttttgaaatttttaaataacaataattttgattttgtttgaaCTACTCCCACTCATTGCAACTACAAACTAATTACATTCGATTTTTAGTAACTTAAGCCATTATCACTAACTAAAATCAATCAGGCTACAGAAATACTGTGGTAAAATTGtatatcatattaaaaagaagtccagaagttctttctcgcacacgacacagcaggcaataggtcatccctgccctcggttttgtttggagagatgttctgtgaagcctctaacaattgagtctcctatacaattttgcttcatgttaacgCGTGACAACGACAAGCATAGTGAAGCATATGTTGAAATTTTCACTGCTCATGTTATGAATTTATAAGTAAAGCATGCGTTGAAATCTTTCTGCTCTTGTTAGGTATTATTAAGTGAGGCacagaaacatttttattttattactggTGTTATGTTTTAGGTGAggcatacaaaaaaaattaaaatatttctctgATCCACTCAGGGTGACAAATGTGAAGCAAAATTAATGGCACTAATGGGCTTTTGTAATTTTCGAAGCATTTCAccagcgacttctgcgatatacaacctaatgatgccctTACCCTAATGAGTTTATGTCTTGAAACATAAAAaggcagtgaactattaacctATCGAAAGGTAGGAAGGTATGTCAATAAGACTTGTACTCCATTCCCATTTGTCAACGTCTTAGGAGATCAATGCATCAAATTTATGAGAGGTCTAGCCCTAATAAAAAGTGAATGACGAAAGTTATTGCCAGAAAAATTTCACTACAAAAGAATTTTGACAACGCAATGTCGAagcaaatcagttgaaatgtcTCTCACGTCTGCAGTTTTATTGCcgacgtaaaaaaattctaattttaggggaatttctttttttcttttttagactAATCATATTTAggcaatctaaaaaagaaagaagtgtGAAAGAAGTGTAAAAAGCATCAAGAAGTGTAAAACAGCATTATGATTATCAGGTTCATAATTGGTACaatgttattttgttcttatatttttgCTTACAAAAGCAGACCTCCAGAAACATGCTCAGATTTGTGGAATTACGTGCAAAATATTACCCAAGAATTTCCTTTTCCtaaaaaagaaatgcatgttGATATCCATAATTGCACATCTTTTTCAATTCAAACTGCCGGTACATTCAAAGTTATAACAAACTTTCGAATTAGACCAACGATACAACTGATGTTGGAGATATCTTCACAATTGCTGGTTAAGCCAAACATTACATTAAGTGACAAAATACATCTTGATTCTCCTATTATAAAGATTATTCATTTGggagaaaataattttactttGCATGGTGTTGTCTCAGGACAAAATATTACTGTAAAGGTGTTTGTTGATTTGAGGTTATATGGAAAGGTACTGTATATTTTAAACAGAATTTCCTTTTATAAATCTATGAAAGATGGAAGAAAAGAGAGCAGCCTATACGTCAACCATGGAATATATAACCTTTCCTATCTGCATTCAACAGAAACCCTCAGACCACAATCAACAATAAAAAGTGTTTTATCAGCTGGTGCTAAAGCTGGTCTCATTGCTTCTGGACTTCTATTATTGATTGTCGGTGTTGCTTTTATTATTTACTGGAGAAAATCAAACCGAATGTCACAACAGGCTGCTTTTTATAATGATATTGTGATGAACAGTGAGTTTGATGAAGAAATTGTTGAGGACGATTGTCCTCTTGTAAATGACCACTTAGTTATTGGATAAAAAGATGATTAGTTAAGTGCTTTTAATGATATTGAGTAATTTCATTTGTTAGGTGCTGCTGTGTAGTGTGCAAATCTTCAAGATAACACATTGTATAGCATGCCAAGAAACTGTTACATGGTGGCAAAATGGGCTGTTGTGAAAGCtgaaaaaataggttttttAGACAAACAATTGAAAAATTTGAACAGAAAACACTGTAGTTTTTTCAGGCTGATAAAGCTgctaaaatattctttttattatCAATTTTTTGATCCAAAATCCTTTTTATAATCTAATAATTTTTAGCTAAAAAGTAGTTTCTATGTTaattgtttaaataataaaagtcATACAATAATAAAATTACCTAACAGACTATTggtcatttttataaaaaactttgttgaatataaatattttctatTATATGTGTCTATTGtgtgtttaaaaagaaaagtgttaGTTTCAgtatcattttttcatttttgtatatatatattttgtatattttgtaaattacttatttatataaacatCCCGATAATGTTTATGATGTTAACCAATGGAGTATAGTATATTAACCTTATGCAAGTATACCgtaaaagcttaaaaaaaccGTTTCAAATGAAGTTCCacgaatatttaaaattttttttgttgaattgtaGAAATTTTAACTGTATATAAAAATACACGATTAAATTTAGTTAATTAGTTATTGTACTCGCAGAGGTAGTCCATCAGCAAAAAACTTTTGAATCTAAAATAAAGAATCCTATTGTAATCTTTCAAACAAATGGCTCCTTCCCAACTCCAATACCCCTATTTTAGTGATTTCTTAAGTACGTTCCTCTAATATGCACCTCAAAAAACACACTCCCTTGTCTGTGTTTATTCAAAACATATATAATGCAAATTTTGAGTTTCATTGGTAAGAGTTTTCCAAAAACAATAATGGAAGAAAATATATAGTTGATTCTGCACCAGCGTCAAAATAAtctgataaaatatatatattcaattGGCCATTACAAAAAAATACGAAACCATCCCCCTTTTTTAAACTAATAGACAGGTCTTAAGAATacgaaattaaataaataaacaaataaataaataaacaaaataaataaacaaataaaagacTCCTGGTGTTTAAAGCATTATGGTAAAAATTGATTTCGAAGTGACAGATTCTACCTCTGAAATTGATATCATGATATACTGAAATATAGAAGTCAcaaattttgtttatgttttttctaaTTGCTTTTTTTATGGTATAGTGTATCATTGTTGctaattttttattacttatttttgtttttaaaggaaTTTAAACTGTATAGAAATATAAGGAAATGTTTA encodes:
- the LOC130614695 gene encoding uncharacterized protein LOC130614695; the encoded protein is MIIRFIIGTMLFCSYIFAYKSRPPETCSDLWNYVQNITQEFPFPKKEMHVDIHNCTSFSIQTAGTFKVITNFRIRPTIQLMLEISSQLLVKPNITLSDKIHLDSPIIKIIHLGENNFTLHGVVSGQNITVKVFVDLRLYGKVLYILNRISFYKSMKDGRKESSLYVNHGIYNLSYLHSTETLRPQSTIKSVLSAGAKAGLIASGLLLLIVGVAFIIYWRKSNRMSQQAAFYNDIVMNSEFDEEIVEDDCPLVNDHLVIG